The Cutaneotrichosporon cavernicola HIS019 DNA, chromosome: 5 DNA segment AGCCGGCCCGTTGTTCTTGAACAGCGGAATCAGGGTGTGCGGGTAGCAGTCCACCGTGCTTTTATCCCACGGCTCGCGTTTTGGTGGCTCGTCTTCAGGCGGGGTGTCGAAGATGCTGGGCGAGAGCCACGAATACCACGCGTTCGGAGTCGCAGCAGTCGCCAAAACCGGATACGGGGAGAGCTTGTACAGCgtctcgacgtcgaagcTGACGACCGTCTCGCCATCCAAGTTCTCAACGGGAGTCACACTTCCGTCGCGCCCGTACCGCGTCCATCCCGGTCGGCTCATCTCCCAATGTTGTGGGATGGGcggcagctcggcggcggcgaacTCCTTCGCCGCAGAAAGGTATGGTTCTGAAGCATACGTACCCAGCGCGTGAAAGTGATCGCGCACATTTCGCCCTTCaagcggaggaaggtcgagCGAGATTTCGGGCAGTACTGCCGCTCCGTCGCCGGACAACCCGTGTTGCCCGAGATGCCATTTCGAAATATCCAGCAAGGCGTCAGGTGGTGTAGGCAGTGGCGCGCCGGGGAACACCTGGTTGTGCATGTGTTCCGagaggagctggacgcCGACGGGATTGCGCCGTGGCCCAGCTGCACCGCCGACGGGTTTACTCGAGAGTGAGGCCACAGCCGCTGGCGGCCGGTCGGTGAGTGAGGGGAGCTTTCGGCGTGCGTTGGCACGGGCCATCGCGCGGGCGAGTGCGCGTGCAGATACGGCGGGGTTATCCTTGGAAATGGTCTGGGGTTGGGATTGGGGCGGCGCTGCATCGTATGCCTCAAGTGGCGGAGGCAAGGCTCGTTCCTTGCCCTTCCGACTGGGCTTAGCAGGGGttgcggaggaaggtgggagCGGGGGAATGTTGGTGGCCTTGGGAGCCGTCCGCGCTGCCATCCGAACTGAGGATGGGCCAGCATCAGGTTGTTCTGGTAGTTGGCGTGCGGTGAGAGCGTCCTCAGCCAGTAGGGGCTCAGAAGCTGGCATATCAGCAACCGTCTTGAGCAGCTGCAGCCTCCATACCTTTCTCCCCCGGTCGCATATACTtggacaagctcggcagcgtcgaCTTGTCTATCATCGACTCTCGCCGCATCTGCCGCTCCTGCAGCTCCTGCTGCCCCGCGGACTGGACCTCAAGCGCAGCCTCATAGTCGAGTCGCTCAGGCGacttgcgcgcgcgcgccgccgccagtcCCAGAACCGCCGAAGTGGATTGCACAGACGGAGCGGCGCGCCGGAGGCGTATGGCGCGGCTGGCTGCCATCGATATCTGTCGCGTGAGTGTTGGCGGAGGTCAGAAATCTTGAGGACAAAGTTGACTGGAATGGTGGCAAAAGTgttggttgggtggcggttCGAACCTTGGTCAAAGAAGACGACGGAAGTAAATCGCGGCTCATGTCAACAAGATGACGCAAAGATGTAGAAGGCTTCTCCACAAAGGCACGGCCGGCTGTCCACATCTTCGCCCCCCACCAACACATCACATTCTTTACATTCTTCCaacttcctcctcactcaTTCGAGGCGCCATGGGATTATTCTCATGGTTTTCGCGGGTGCGTTGGTTGGCTTTGGGTTCCGTTGAAGAACTTACTGATCGCAGTCCAAGTCGACCGACTATGAGACAGTTCTGGCCCAACTCGCGACTGAGATCAACGAGGCCAAGCAGAACCTCTCGGAGATTCGCCTGCGGCAGCGCCGCTTCACCCTCGCCCTTAACGCGTATGGCGTTGGATTGTGGGCCGTCATCCTAGGCCTGTGGTACTGGGGCAGATTGCCTTGGGGCCTGGTCGGGTGGGATGCTGAAGGTACTGAGGCGCGGGTTGCAGGTGGACTCGCGGTCGGCGTTGCACCGGTTGTGTAAGTGATCCGGATTGGTGCCAtccgagaaggaggaaggctgGAGACGGGGGGAACGTAGGGGAAGACGGTGTCGGAGACTCGGATGAGGACGCGACAACGACGCGACTGACACCAGAATTTGGCTGCTCAACCGTGCCCTCTCATGGGTCTTTATCCGCAAGCGTACCTCTGAAGGTAGTCATTACATTGTTCAGGCTGACGGCTAGAGACGCACCTCCGTCTCCTGCTCAGCAAGCAGCGGAaccaggtcgaggagatcaagaAGGCGACGAACTTTGATACGACACGTAAGCTCATCGAGCAGTACGAGGACTCGCCAATGGGCACGCCACAGCGTACCCCCCAGCGCGGTCCGCAGACTCCGCAGCAGTCGAGCCAGCCGGGAACCCCGCGCACGCCGCAGGGACAGGTCTCGCCCGCACAACCAGGTACGCCGCAGCTGCCTGGCTCCCCTGCGCCTGGCACGCCGCACGCCCCCGGCCACCTTGCCAGTAAGCTTCTTGATTTGCGCAAGCTAACGCCAGCCCGGCCCCAAACTCCTGTTCCCATTCCACCCGGTCTCACGCCTGAACAGGCTGCGGTCCTCCAGATGCAGATGCAGGCGATTACGCCTGTGCTTCCGACGCCCGAGAAGAAGTGGTATGACCGACTGGCTGACACGATTCTCGGTGACGACCCCGCACAGGCCGCGCAGAGCAAGTATGCGCTTGTGTGCGACAAGTGTTTCAGGCACAATGGGCTTATTGGGTCGAAGCAGGAGTGGGAGCGGATGCGTGAGTGGCGAGAgaagaggtggagaggcAGCGACAATGAGACtaagctgacaccagaaTGGATTTGCCCGCGATGCAACCACCTCAACCGTGCCCCACTGTCGCGCATGGCAgctgaggacgacgcgacgccgcctcctccgccgcagcTGTCGCTCCCAGAAACGCCGAGCAAGCCAGCCAAGCAGCGTGCTGCGCCGACCGCTTCGCCCCTTCGCCGCGCAGTGGGCGAGCGGAGCGcacgctcgtcgcggctCGGACAGGCGGTGTTCTCAGCGAGcgacgcggacgacgacagcgatgAGGGGtacgaggccaaggccgatgCGATGGAGGTGGACAAGTAGGCGATGCATGGATGGCGTTTAACACTCTGAGGGGTGTATGGTTGCTTGTTGATGGCGACGCTTGACCCCTTGTGATGTCGTATGGCGAGCTCTCTGAATACGCCGCGCCACGCCACGCCAAGCCATGCAGGTATGCAGTGGGTCACGACGGTGCTTCAGGAGTGTGTGCTGCTCTGATGTTAGAATCGTCGTGATCAGCGTGTATCAACGCCAACTGGAAGCAGCCGCGAGCCTCATCGTGACATCGTTCCATGATGCATatctgccccactctggTTAGTCGGTGCTTCGTCATTTATCCGCATTTTAATAATCCACGTGGCTTGCCACCCTGCCGAATCTAGGTCCTGGATCCTGGATCCAGATGGGTCAACAACAGCGCGAATGCTTTCTCTCTTCCAAACATCATCTCAGCTACCCAAACATAATGTCCGCTACCAAGGCGGCACCAGTACCACGAACGACGCGATCTCGgaagcgcgtcgacgtagACAcactcgccgacgacctcgaccgcgtctTAAAGGTCTCGCAGCCCAAGTCGGCCCCACGGCGCACCGTCTCGGGCACAAATCCAGAACCCAAGAAGCCTTCCCCCAAGCCAGCAGTGAAGCCAGCTCCAAAGTCTACAACGAAGTCTACAACGAAGTCTACAACGAAGTCTACAACGAAGTCTACAACGAAGTCTGCAACAAAGTCTGCAACAAAGCCTGTAACAAAGCCCAAGGCTGATACCACTGCAACATCTGCCAAGGCACCGGTACTCCGCCCAGCACGCACAACCGCCACCAAGCCTGCGGCTCCACCACCAGAGCCTGTTGTCGATCAGCGCGAGGAACTACCGTGGCTCCACTCGGGCACAAGGTCCCCACGCGAGCGTGGGGTAGAAGCTCAGAGTGCGGTGAACGAGTCCCTCCGCCTACTGGGCGAGGCACTCCAGGTCGGGTTCAAATATGCTGCTCCTAAGGGCGAGTGGACACGAGCCCGTGTTGACGCCGTCTTCAAGTCAGGGCGAGACGGACTCGCTGTCTTGCGCGAATTATATGGAAGAGCTGGCTCCACTCTTGCGCGCCGGGCGACTATCGAGAAAGCAGGAATCGCCATTGCCACGCGCTACATCGGCTTCGAGATGGTGAGTTTCTTTAGGGCTTCGCTGATGGTAGCACAGGGCCGCACTGGGATTCCTGGCCGAGATCCGGCCCTACATTCTCGAGTTTTACGAACATGAAGACGAGGTGCCGCCACATGCACAGCCACCAGTTACCGATGAATGGGCAACGCTCTTCGAACTGCCAAGACCCACaggcgaggtgggcgaAGCGGTTAGGCCCATCCTTGGCACCTTCGCTCTCGCGTCGTGGTGCTgcctcctctctctcggACTCCAAGCTGAGGTAATCTCAGATACTCTGATCCCAGCTAACTTCAGTCACTTGTCCACTTCCggccctccttccctctcaGTCccttcgccctcgcctcACCACTCCCTCTACCGGCGGTGGGCCAGCTCGCAGTCTATCTTTATCGCGCCACTCGCGAGGATGGTTATGTCGCTGGCACCGCAGCATGGCTCAAGATCCGCCAACTGGCGGCGTTTGGCAGTGCCCTCTCCGCGTCGGGGTCGGGTGACGTCAAGAATTCTCCAGATCGCGTGTGGAGCTCCGTCTGGCGCACAGTCGAACTCCACCTCGAAAAAGGCAGTGACGACGCACAGCGAGAAGCAGCGGAGTACATTGGCACCAtcgttgacgtcgtcgaggtgaTCTGGGCATCACGTACCGAGCCCCGCGAAGCATGGTTCTCAGGGCGTTGGAGCGCAGTGCTCGACTTGTGGACAGACATCGGCCGAACTGTAAGTGGCTCATTGGGTtcgctgaccccagctcggcgatTCTTCCATTGTCGACCGCGTGCTTAGTGCTGCCACGGCTGGAGCCTCCCTCGCATCAAgttcgaggccgagcccATCACCAACACCttcatcatcctcaccgccctcggcggctTCCACACCAAGGAAACGCAAGCCTATTCCCCGAGTACCCAATGCCGCAGGCGAGGTCACGAGGTTATGTGCGCACATCGCCAAGGTCTTGGTCGACACCGCTGGGTCGTCAGTGGACGTGGAGACGTACGCGGCGTCCCTCAATTCGGTCGACTGCGAGGCAGTCCACGGCGCACTCTGCAGCCTCAAGCCATCTGAGAGGTCACCGGAGACGCTCACACCATTACTACGAATGGTTGAGAGGCTCCGCCGGCTCGCAAAGTCGCTCGACTCCCCAGAACTAACAGACACATCCACCGCATGGCTACAGAACTACATCGAGTTTGTCGTGCGACTGTTGCCAGAGCTCCCGCTGAGCGACGTCGTGCGCGAGTGCATGCCGGGGCTTTGTGACACGGCTGTTACACTCATGCGACGGAATACAGCACCCGAGTCCGCTGCCATCTCCCTCGAACAGTTGGACGCAGTTTTCGCCGCACTCGTCGCCCACGGctccgagctcggcgtcactGCCCTGACAAACTACGCAAGCTGCCTCATTCACTGCACGTACAACGTCGGTCTCACGTTTTCCAAGACCAACGCGATCGACGTCGCTGTGTTGTTCTGTCGCCGCTCGTGCGAGTGGTCGCAGTCCTTCCTGGCACAGaatggcgacgacgacgaggtagTGCGCAAGTCAATCGCTGGCCCGCTGTCCAAGCGGTTTGAGCTTCTCGGCTTCTGCCTACAGAAGGGATTAGACAAGACTGTGAGTGTGCGCGTGGATTACCTGACGCTAGGCCGCGATGCAGGCCTTCATCCGGGCCTGTTTCTGTCTCGACTCTAGCGTGAGCAAGCAGATCGCAACGGCTGCTGCGAGCAAGCCACTCCGCCTCGTGTTCGCCAGTTTACCAGAGTTCACGACTGCGCTCAAGCGTACGGTATCACTACTAGCCCACGACCCGGTCTTAGGCCCCGAGTTCCCGGCGATCCTCGCCAATGAACTCAACGAGAAACAGTGGTCATCAGGAGTCACGGGCGCGATACTCGAGCAGGTGGTCGACGCACTGGAGCCAAGCCAGTTCCTCCCGCACGTGCAAGACGTTCTCATTTCGCTCCTCCATATGCTTCTCGACCTGTACGAGACCGATGCCTACCCCGTCCGCCGGCTCCGCGTTATCTCGCGCTTCGTATCGGTTATCATCTCGACGGGCACCTCGACCGAGCAGTACGAGTCGCTCAAGATGGAAGCCGAGGCTCTTGTCAGAGTCAAGGAGTTCGCGAAGGACGCTTCATTGGCAAAGTTCCGGCTGGAGTACTACGCCACCATCATGATCCACGCCGCACTTCAGACGTACCACCAGCCCGAGTCGTCGCCAGGTATGGCGGAGCTCGGtcgcgtcgccctcgacgtcaTCCAGTCTTTCATCTTCCCCGCACCGCCAACTCCTACAAAAAGCGCACCGACAATTCGTGGCAAGGCCCCTATGGCACCGAAGGCAAGGCCGCCCGCCCGGACAACCAGTGCGCGGAAGGTCACTCCAACGACTTCAAAGAAGACTGCCGCAAcctccaaccccaagaCGCCGCCACCAATCGAGTTTGACGACCCCGAGCGCTTCTGTGATCTCTTAAACGCGCTTGCCTCACTGTTCGGCCTGTTGGGGTACCTTGTGCCAAAGATCGAAAcgctcaatctcctccgTGCCATGCAACGGACCAGCATGCCAGACGACTTCATCGCCACCTCGTCCCAGGTCGCGGCCGAGTACGGGCGCTTAGGCAAGTACTCGCGCGCAGCACAGGTGTTTGCCAAGGCCCTGAAGCAAGCCGACGATGCCGCGCCAACGGCTCGCTTAGACCTGCATCTCCGACATGCACGTTTCCTCGCCACAAGAGGCCAATTACACCAAGCTCGGACGGAGTTCGATGCGGCCGCGAGACTTGCCAACCAGATTCCCCAACCGGCGCCAACAGGCACATATGCCGCGCGCTGGATCCAAATCTGCGCTGCCACTGAGCGTATTGCCCTTGCCTACGGTGCTGCCGCTGCCATTaagatggccgaggaggatgtcACCGCCGCCCTGGCACATCTCACTGTCGCGTACCGCCTGTGgggccgcgccgcgtctGGCATCGCGCAGATCGCTGCAGCCTCCCTTCAGGAGCCAGAGGTTGCAGAGGAGACTGCATTGGaggcgccggcgtcgaagtcgagggagaagaagccGTTTTGCTTCGCTGGCAAGCGACTGGGCGGGCTACAGTGGTACTTCGCGGAGGTAAGCTTCAAGTGAGGACCATCatctgacagcaggcgcTATTCGATGCCACGTTCGACATCTCATTCGCCCTCGCGCAACAGGGCTCGGTTAAGGAGTGCGAGTACTACCTTCTGCAGGCTCGCGGTATGGTGGAGTCAgtgcgctcctcgacactTGACGCACGCACGGCCTCGCGCACCGCCGAGTTCGAGACGCGCCGGCTGCGCTTTGACAGGACCAATGAGCAAATCGACCACGCGATCTCCGTGCTCACCGTCGATGGGCCGGAGGCGGTCGAGATTCAGCGTGTCAAGGGTGAGCTGTTCTCGCGTCAGGCTGAGGGTCTGGCTGCGGACGAGCTGTTCGCAGACGCCGTCGAACACCTTGTTGGCCTTGACAAGGAGTTTATGTCGGCCGAGACCAGCATGCCGCCGGGGCGCAAGGACAGCATCATGCCGACGGCTGGCTCACGGGAGCCGCTCATGCCGCAGTCTCTGGGTTACTTACTACGTCAGCGCGCGTGGCTCATGCGCCAAGGCGGTAACATGGAGGAGTACGAGAATGTTATCGAG contains these protein-coding regions:
- a CDS encoding uncharacterized protein (Predicted integral membrane zinc-ribbon metal-binding protein), with product MGLFSWFSRSKSTDYETVLAQLATEINEAKQNLSEIRLRQRRFTLALNAYGVGLWAVILGLWYWGRLPWGLVGWDAEGTEARVAGGLAVGVAPVVIWLLNRALSWVFIRKRTSEETHLRLLLSKQRNQVEEIKKATNFDTTRKLIEQYEDSPMGTPQRTPQRGPQTPQQSSQPGTPRTPQGQVSPAQPARPQTPVPIPPGLTPEQAAVLQMQMQAITPVLPTPEKKWYDRLADTILGDDPAQAAQSKYALVCDKCFRHNGLIGSKQEWERMQWICPRCNHLNRAPLSRMAAEDDATPPPPPQLSLPETPSKPAKQRAAPTASPLRRAVGERSARSSRLGQAVFSASDADDDSDEGYEAKADAMEVDK
- the ESP1 gene encoding uncharacterized protein (Peptidase family C50) is translated as MSATKAAPVPRTTRSRKRVDVDTLADDLDRVLKVSQPKSAPRRTVSGTNPEPKKPSPKPAVKPAPKSTTKSTTKSTTKSTTKSTTKSATKSATKPVTKPKADTTATSAKAPVLRPARTTATKPAAPPPEPVVDQREELPWLHSGTRSPRERGVEAQSAVNESLRLLGEALQVGFKYAAPKGEWTRARVDAVFKSGRDGLAVLRELYGRAGSTLARRATIEKAGIAIATRYIGFEMHRAALGFLAEIRPYILEFYEHEDEVPPHAQPPVTDEWATLFELPRPTGEVGEAVRPILGTFALASWCCLLSLGLQAESLVHFRPSFPLSPFALASPLPLPAVGQLAVYLYRATREDGYVAGTAAWLKIRQLAAFGSALSASGSGDVKNSPDRVWSSVWRTVELHLEKGSDDAQREAAEYIGTIVDVVEVIWASRTEPREAWFSGRWSAVLDLWTDIGRTLGDSSIVDRVLSAATAGASLASSSRPSPSPTPSSSSPPSAASTPRKRKPIPRVPNAAGEVTRLCAHIAKVLVDTAGSSVDVETYAASLNSVDCEAVHGALCSLKPSERSPETLTPLLRMVERLRRLAKSLDSPELTDTSTAWLQNYIEFVVRLLPELPLSDVVRECMPGLCDTAVTLMRRNTAPESAAISLEQLDAVFAALVAHGSELGVTALTNYASCLIHCTYNVGLTFSKTNAIDVAVLFCRRSCEWSQSFLAQNGDDDEVVRKSIAGPLSKRFELLGFCLQKGLDKTAAMQAFIRACFCLDSSVSKQIATAAASKPLRLVFASLPEFTTALKRTVSLLAHDPVLGPEFPAILANELNEKQWSSGVTGAILEQVVDALEPSQFLPHVQDVLISLLHMLLDLYETDAYPVRRLRVISRFVSVIISTGTSTEQYESLKMEAEALVRVKEFAKDASLAKFRLEYYATIMIHAALQTYHQPESSPGMAELGRVALDVIQSFIFPAPPTPTKSAPTIRGKAPMAPKARPPARTTSARKVTPTTSKKTAATSNPKTPPPIEFDDPERFCDLLNALASLFGLLGYLVPKIETLNLLRAMQRTSMPDDFIATSSQVAAEYGRLGKYSRAAQVFAKALKQADDAAPTARLDLHLRHARFLATRGQLHQARTEFDAAARLANQIPQPAPTGTYAARWIQICAATERIALAYGAAAAIKMAEEDVTAALAHLTVAYRLWGRAASGIAQIAAASLQEPEVAEETALEAPASKSREKKPFCFAGKRLGGLQWYFAEALFDATFDISFALAQQGSVKECEYYLLQARGMVESVRSSTLDARTASRTAEFETRRLRFDRTNEQIDHAISVLTVDGPEAVEIQRVKGELFSRQAEGLAADELFADAVEHLVGLDKEFMSAETSMPPGRKDSIMPTAGSREPLMPQSLGYLLRQRAWLMRQGGNMEEYENVIEQLELVPRTSSDKPEQLLLEARMAMYDAFKYFKTDLFMSSLTESTIALTMDSPSKRSKDRYSSKHEAVLQLEHASDAFRNALATITSRGRVENVRQVCVSLALLSAFQTSLGHGSPVTTASAASTLASAPMITLHRQLLAAIDSKYADPEADDMDWPVLDTAATEPADGLQAYWADVRARHADLDLLGDYDLSTLPTNWAVVSITVTDDCNTMLVTRHQNGHEPIVFCIPLDRQGRREDTDEHELFTFHAGVAELRAILAGNDESIRSIKDRVTMDDRKAWWRERHELDTRLSELLATVEFCWLGAFKTVLNPRLEFDADALEAFRTRLDRIFHTALAGAGSDARRAARVRLNDTLLACFATLPSKCRDEEVEDLVYFVLDLYQFHGIAVVLAELDFEQIGNEVKDALAALKLATGTPPPSDEHLLLALDKNVQCFPWESIPILRGRAVSRIASLPLLLDQVALGTTLGADPTHRTVDARKTRYFLNPGGDLVNTQQRFEPRLKALESEGWEGITARRPSEAEMSSALSDSELVMYFGHGGGEEYLRSHKVRALKRCAVTMLWGCSSGLLREQGDLDPTGTPHDYFLAGSPCLVGNLWDVTDKDIDRITAAVMDSLGLEEKGIRESPMSVVQAVSQGRSAARLQYLTGAALVVYGVPVYMA